A segment of the Stegostoma tigrinum isolate sSteTig4 chromosome 44, sSteTig4.hap1, whole genome shotgun sequence genome:
ttgtaaataatTTTATCGGTGAtgggttcacttttgtttgtcatttagaaaaaaaaatatttAGATGAGCGTTTTGGAGGAGTGAGTAGtgagtttgcagacgacacacaGGTTGCTGGTATTGTGGGCAGTGAAGGTTATTGATGATTCGAAAGAGAACTTGATGAATTGGGTCAGATGGAGTTAAATCTGGATAAACACAAGATTGAATTTTGATAAAGCAAGCAACTGCAAGACTTAAGCAATGAAAATTTGGGCCTTGGGTTGTGTAGTACAACAGAGTCTTCATGAACAGGTCCACAGTTATTTGAAGTTTGCATCCCATGTTGATAGGATGGGTTAAGTACGCATTTAggacgcttgccttcattgctcaggccattgagtatagcagttgggatgttaTTTTAATGTTGTGCAGGACCCTGGTGAGGGGTCTCCTGGAGGACTCTTTAAAGTCTTTGCTGCCTGGTGATAGGTCAGACATGACCAGCTGTAGAGGGTCCATAAGAGAtttttctaggatgttgcctggaatggagttgTTTGAGTTGTAAGGACAGACTGGATCAGCTGGAACTCTTTCTCAATGCAGCTTGGAAGATTGGAggttgaccttacagaggcttatgaATTCATGAGGGATACAGGGAACGCGAATAGTAGGTGTCTTTTTTCTCCATAGTATGGGCGATTGCAAGACTGAGGGGAATCATTTTAGcatgagaggagaaaattttaagAAAAGGCATGTGGGTATTTTGTTTTACAGAGAGCAGTTCCTGTGTcaaatgaatttccagaggaagtgatggatgatgGTGCAGTTACAATGTATCAAAGACATTTATgtaagtgcatgaatagaaagTTGAAGGGAAATGGGCGGCACTCAGggaggtgggattagtttagtttgggattatggtcggcatggattatTTGGATTAAAAAGCCTATTTCTGTTCGAAGGAATGTATGACTACATGACAGCATATACAAAATCTTGTTCTTATGAACTCAGAGCAAAGATTCACTGATAATTGTGTTtgcatgaaaaataaaatggGTGAGCAACTGTAACTACCCTTCTTCAACCAAGAGCCCCTGCATTCTCACGTGTGGTATTCCCACAAGAACTGCAACAGTTAAACAAGACAGCAAACTACAATCTGAGTTGGGCAGCAAGGATGGAGCATTAAGTATTGACTTAAGCACTGTCTCAGAATTCCTCCCcttgaaacaaatgaaaatataaGGGCATAGAGCAGATATTTATTCTGAGTGAGAACAAAGCAGTTGATCAGATCTTCTGCCATGTTACTGCGAACTGGAAACTTGTTTCACAGTGTAAGCACATTGGGGAGGACATGTACCACTGAGATGACAAGAGAGTTTTCAAACAGTGACTACTGCCTTCTGTGGCATAGAATCACGTAAGGTCAAAACATTGGATACATTCAGGAAGCAGACGTGTGTGTTTCTGAGGGCTACacgggtgaaaggttattgggagaaTGCGGGAGAAAGTACTGCAGTGATCAGATCATTCCTGTAATAGATATTTCCATGAGTCTATGGTTCATACGTGCACTCATCAGTGAGTGTTTAAGGCATCATACAGATGTGTACTTTCGGATAATTTACAGATATTGCAGGCCTCAGCCGTTCAATAAACTATTTTAAATCAGTATCATGCAATAACCAGGATAGCAAGGACATATTTTTCCTTTGGTGCTTCTTTTACCTGTTTGAAGTTTCTGTGCGTGACGTTTCAATGTTTACTTTTGTCGGGAAGTGGGGTCTCTTTCCGGCGATATTAACGCACAACATGCAGTTTCCAAGTTTGAGGCAGTAATAGCTTTGATTGTTTGTCCagacaaaaacaaacttgacTATGGGCAGAACCTGATGCATTTGATTTAAGTAGCTGTAGTGGATTCATTTATTTATGTGTTATATTGGCATGGTCTGAGAATTCGATAGTTGGCAGGAAATAGCAAATGGTGTGAAGGAGTATTTTTTTGGCTTGGTGAGGTAGATCGAATGGGGTTCAACAGAAGCGGTGCTGGAACCACAAACGTTTACAGTCTATGttcatgatttggaggaagggagCACTTCTTCCAAATTTTTAAATGCCAGTTGTaaagtcacattttaaaaaaaatcaacgcAGTACAAGAATTTGAAAACATGATCGTTGAATAAGTATGCTACCTGCAATATTCAAAAAATCTTAAATAACTGAAAGTAACACACATCAAACGTCCAGTTGAAAATATAAGAAGTATCTGAGTAAAGCATTTTATTTTACAGCCAGACAGGCGAAGGGAATTCCATTGTGGAAAATGATGTGAAATTAAGGCTCAGCTACAAAGAGAATCgtttaaaatgcatttgcctTGTCCGTGTGTTTTTCAGTTAATCAAAGAATTtgtttaaaagagatttcatCACATTGCTCAGCTCTTCTCTGAATTTGTTCTGGGTCATTGCATAAATACATGGGTTCAGGAAACAACTCAAGAACTTGAGGATATTTCCTGTTTCAGTTGCGACATATTGAGGGTTGTTGAAATCACCTCGGTAATAATTAGGGTTTGACAATCTAGTAATGGCCAAACTCATAGAATGTGTCAACCAAAGTAATATGAAACTAATTGATACGgagaacaataaaatgatggacttCCTACGGTTTTCcatctctgaattgctatgattCTCTCTGCtgtgacccttcagtccaatatGAATCCTATTCGCAACTAATATACGGTGAATTGTTAAAGAATTAAACAAGAACATGAGGATGAATGGAAGCCAAGCAATCCAGGCACTGTAAAACCAGACAAATGCTATCCCTGGAGACGAACCTAAGAAATTTGCACTTGATCGGCAGCCCCACTGGATATTGTTGATGATTTGCTCTGGCTCATACGCAAACAAAACTGGTATATTCTTTAACAAGATCAAGACTGAGATGACCGTTAATACCGTggttgcagttcttttggtgcaatattttgctttaaacCTCTGGCAGCAGATCACCACAAATCTGTCAAATGTGAAGGAAACGGTGAACCAAACGGTTAAATCGAGACTCACGGTAATCATATATACAGTGAGCTTACACACTGGTGTGTGGgacaggaaggaaaatggaaagtGATAACTCAAAATACGATATACTATAATGCTGTTGATAATGACTAATAGATCCGCTGTTGCCATCGCCACCATGTAAGTTgagatgcatttggaaaggccacAATTTCTTCGTAAGAGAATAAAAACTGTCATCATGTTCGCTGTAAGAGAGGCGAAGAAGGTAAGTAAAATTGCAATGCACGTTTGAAATAGAGGTGAACGTACTTATTAAGAACATTTGAACACATTGTGAttgatttaaaaatagaaaatttacCCAAGAGTTTAATATGTTGCATCAGTCATCATTCCATATAGTATAGCCAGCCTGTCTAAAAATCATCAATTTTCATTGCAGATGACACGTATAGTTTATAATCATTGCAGGagttgtgttttcagataaagtgaaacaaaaagcAGTCAGTGTCCAGACACATTTCTTGATATTGTTCTGGCAACACCGACACGAGGTAAAATACGATATGTGGCATTAACAAGGAGAAGGAGAAACTAAAATCTACTAAAAGCAAACAAGTCAGAATGACTTACCTGGAAGACAAGCAGCTGCGAGAAGTGGATAGTAAATCTCTTTCAACAGTAAAATTGGTGGTTTTCTCATTTATGAGAATGAATCACTTCTGTCTGTGTTGAAGGTCTCTGACAGTTGTATGGCCAGGATATGGAAAGCCAGTCTGTACTTATACACGCATCAGATCTCCAGAGGATTAAATGTGTCAAATCATCACTCACATTAATTACAATCACttcaatttttttatttttttgcaTAATACACTAAATGAAATAGGATCTGACCCTGACGTCATACATTTAATTGATTGGCTCCCCTGTTGTTTGGACCTTGATGTCACGCGTATGACTTAATTTCTGAAATTAGACAGTTGTCTTTTGTCTAAAATAAGCCTGACGCATGAATCGGTTTCAATTTTTTGTTGGCATTAATTCCTGTATCTGCAGTGCTCTGCTCCACAGAACTGCCAGGAGCTACAACTGTAACATATATGGGTGCTCACCACATTCTATCAATGACACAGTTTCTTAAATTGCATACTCGGTCACGATTACTGGGTAAGAGAATTCTAACAGCTTGATTGCCATCTGTGAGAAtcactttagttttttttttctgcgGCCATCTTAATTTTACATGCCCTCGGCCACAAACATATTCTAGACAACTGTGAAATCCTCTGGAGTTTATCTACAGGCCTAGGTATGAACACAGAGCtctgaatgaattttatttttctagAAAACAGAGCGGCATGTAACATCTTCAAACAAGCTATTAATGCAAAAGAATATCGAGGAGTATTCAGCATCAACACCAACAGTGTGAACGTTGTAACAGAAAAACTAATTCTTCTTAAGGAAGATTTGCTTTCTGGTACTGATAATTTCCATCCTGAGTTTATAAAATAAGTAGCTACAGAGAGGATAGctacattggttttaattttattaaaaataaactctTGAATTCCGGAGACATACCAGAGGATCCTAAAACTACCAATGTGTCATCCTGTATTAAAAAAAAGGGAACGAGGAAAAAAAGGTGTTAAATATAAGCTGATCAGCGAAACACCTcaacagcaatgattgaatgggagaggagactcgatgggccagatggcctagtTTCATCTCCTGTGTCATTATCGTCAAAATTCCTTCGACATTTTGAGAATGTCTGAACCataatggaaaaaaaaggaaaacaatcGATCCATTGCATTTAGATTTTGAGTAAACATTTCATAAGGGAGCTAACAAAAGGTTAAGACATTAGACACCAAAGTGTTGAAAATTTTATGTGGCGTAGCTTGAGAATTTGACATTTGGCAGGGAATAGCGAATAGTTTTACGGAGTTGTTTTTTGTTTGGTGGTCTCTCTAGTAGGGTTCAaatgaatcagtgctgggaccacaaacCTGTACCAAAactatgttaatgatttagaggaAGGGAGCAAATGTGCTTTGGCCAAATATTCAGATGACACTCTCAAAGGTGAAAAGGCAAGTTCTAAATGGGATACAATCAAATTCCAGAGGTATTGATGGATTAAGTAAGTGAGCAAAATTTTCCACaatgaaaactttttttaaaaagtggggaGATGAGAAGTTGTtaattttcaaatggaaatcaAGGAAACAAAACATTATTTACCTGAAGACCACATGACAAaggtgcagaaattaggccattcagcccatcgcgtCTGCTTTGTCAACCCCATTGtactgctttctccctgtaacccttaatctCTTTaacacagccttctgtggtgtgaattccaaagatttgccacTGCCtaggtgaagaagtttccccttatctctgaCCTAAATTGCCTACCCTTTGCTCGAAGGCTATGCTCTTGTGTCCTCGACTCTCCTAACATTGGAAACATTTTCCCAAcgttcactctgtccaggccattcattaCTCTGCAAATTTCAACCAGATGCCCCCTCATCCTGCTTAACTCCATCGAGCagagatccagagtcctcaaaatTTCCTCATATagatcacagatcatagaatcctttggcccatcaagcgcACACTGACCCATCCTcgtataacccacctcatctccacatccctgagCAAGAAAGGCAATTTAGCTTGTTAAGCTTTACGTTTCTGGGACCGTTCTCATGAACCTCCAAATCCAGTGTATCCtttctgagatatggggcccaaagctgCTTAAAACATTAcaaatgtggcctggccagaGTCTTCTGGAGCCGCAGAAGTAAATCTatgcttttgcattcaatttcgctcaaaataaatggcaacattgcatttgccttcctaacgaCTGACTCAATCTTCAAGCTTACCTTGAGAATATCCCAGGTAAGAACATTCAAGtctctgcacttcagacttctgaatgtcCTCCCCGTTTACAAAATGGTCCATGCATCTATCCTTCTCACCAAAGTTCGTGATCtctcactttcccatgttgtactccacacctcacactttcccacgttataCTCCACTTTGTACTCGTTGTAGTTCCTTATTTGAATGAGGAAAACCCACAGGAAGCTGTAACACAGAAATACTTAAACGTATTTATGCAGAAAACACAGACGCCAGTGAGGAGTTGCAAAAGGGAATCAGAAAATTGAGTTGAATTGTGGCCCATATTTCAAAGTATTGTTGCAGAAGAGTGTGGAACAAGGACAAGTGCTGGgatactgtgcacagtttctgtctccttatttaaagaaatctATCATTCCTTTggaggttaacaaagtgtgaaggtggatgaacacagcaggccaaacagcatctcaggagcacaacagctgacgtttcaggcccagacccttcattagagagggggggtggagagagggttctgaaataaatagggagagagggaccgaagatggacagaggagaagataggtggaaaggagaatacaggtggggaggtgggggcgggataggtcagtccggggaggacggacaggtcaatgaggctggatgaggttagtaggtgggaaatggaggtgcaccttgaggtgggaggaggggatagatgagaggaagaacaggttggggagacAGGGACGAGTTGGGcgggttttgggacgcagtgagggagggggagattagCTGAATTAAAGGCACAGCCTGTCCTCATTTGCCCACAACAGTTAGTGTGCCTCGGTGGGATTTGATAAGTAATGCCCTTAAATTGCTCCAAAGCTGAACTTACAAGCCATGCATTCTCAAAAATCCAGCTTGGCCCTGAAAAAGATGAAGCTGTCCCCTGTGACCATCGGGAATGTGCCCCTTGTTCCCAAAGTGCAGGCAAGTTAACATCCAATTGCCATCTGCCCTTTCCAGCCTTGGAAGTGCTAAAAACTGTAACATAGAACTTCGAAGAAATCCAATGAGTCTGCCAAAATCTGTGGACAGACTGACAGACTGAACAGTTTCAGTGCTGATCAATTGAATATTACAGCTGAAAAATTATATATgtgttatatatatataaatatatatggcATTGACAGGTGCAGCGGAGGTGTACAGAGAGCTGCTGGACAGATACAGTGAAaaaaagtgaaagagagagagatatatgtCTAGTACAAATTAAGGTATTACAGTGAAAGAATGGGCCCTCTCTACAAAGAGCAAATTAAACATGAAACAAGCGTTGTCCCGCAGTTTAAGCATTGGCGTTTCCTTTGACATCACCAGTCATTCTTTCAAAGTTTTCAGATTTCAGGCGCAGCTTtatcaatgtctcctcatatggCAGCGCCTCTAACATGAACAGGACAGCCTGGTGAACTTCTATTTGACTGAAGGTAATCAAACGTATCACTTGTTGAGCAGGAAGCACAAAAAAACAAATAAGATAACATTAAGACAAATGATCTCTCACTGTTGTTCTATAAAAATGTCATTACAGATTGTTATTGCTGTTGGTCATGGACTCCTGTTTTCTTTGTTAATTAGTTGACGGGTTAAGTTAACTGGGTACTTCATCATGCTTTGAAGTTGATCTCTGAACTTCGATTGTGTAACAacgtaaataaatgtgtttgtgcagcaagttaaattcatcagaatgtatcCAGCTTGTGGAGGAATGTATTCAGAATCATTGTAATCTCTGTGGTCTATTCCTGTTATGTTATAATGAACAAATTCAATAAGATACGTCAACCACAGAAGTAACAAGTTACCTGATACAGTGAAGAGTAAAATTGCTGACttccttctgctctccatctctgggtcactgTGATTCTTTCCCTTGCTCTGACCCCTCAACTGCTTACGCACTCGACTGGCTACAAAAATGTGCCTGACTGTCAGAATGTTGAGAATGAGAATTAGAGCAAATGGAAGTAATGGGGTTAAGGCTGTAACAAACCAATCAAAGAtgacccatcctatccctgtataGTAGCTCTGCTTCTCCACACAGAATGTTGGCACATTGTTGATGATAACTCCAGGTTCAACTGACAAATAGTGTggaatgtttttttaaacagacAAGAATGGATGTCGTTGATATGACTATTGTGGCTGTACTCTCGGTGCAGTACTTTGTCTTCAGATTCTGGCAGCAGATGGCCAGAAATCAGTCAAAGGTTAAcatgacagtgaaccagacagaacctTCTATTGATATGAGGCTCAGAATAAGATTGACACGACAGGAAGCGTGGAAGATCAGGGCAGCACCCGGAAAGTAGTAGGAAGTGATTCGCCACACTATGACATAAGTGACAATTGTCAATAGATCAGCTGTTGCCATGGCAATCAGGTCGCGAGTTGTACAGATAGAAAGACCACATTTTCGCTGAGATAGGATTACAATCGCCATGACATTAACTagaagaaatgaaagaaagtAACATCTGATTTCTATTGATCAGATTCCATGTGGGCTTAAAAAGGATATTTTTCATGAAAGCCTTgtgggctgatttttttttaaatcaacagtTAATACTTTCACACAATGCTAATTTTGTGGTTGTTTGGAGGTGAATGACATTATTCCATGATCGAGCACAGTGAAGAAATACAGCCATTTTACAAGTCATTGggtatatgaataaattacttccTATTCTTACAATTTTAACACTGTCAGAAAATTCTTTGCATTTTGGTCTGAATACGCAAAAGGTAAAGTAAGTAAATAGATGACAATATTGAAACAAGTAAATTAATTAAGCATGGCAGTTCATTAAGCTGAAATACGAGGTACCTCTTGGACATCATTATGATAGAGGAGAAACTTCTGAATCAAGTATTTCAATTTCATGAGAATTAACTTCGACTTCGTGAGCTGCAGAGTGCATTgtcaagtttctttttaaaaaaagaaatcgcAGTGAGCAAAAGATTTACCTGAATTATTTTTTGGAATCACAGagtccctagagtgtggaaaacacacccttcggcccaaccagcccacactgacactcaaAGCATCCAAGCCAGACTGATCCctcctaatgtacacatccctgaacagtatgaacaatttagcatggccaatcgacctagcctacacatctttggactgtgggtggaaactggagcaaacccacgcagacacgaggagaatgcacaaactccacacggacagtcacacgaggctggaatcaaacctggtccctggtgctgtgaggcagcagtgctaaccgctgagccactgtgacacCCGGTGGGGTTAGCagtaaaatcaaatttaaattagatcatctctcattcttttcaaaCCCATTGATTAGAATCTGGAGCTAATTAACCTTTTTGTTTTAAGACAATCAtgatttcatttaattttaattttgatttattgCATACTGTATATTTTACAGAAAGAATACAATTAAATAAAGTGGAAAGATTTCACTTGTCACTTAGAAATAGTGttgttttgaataattttaaCATGAGGGAACGAAAGGAAATATATAGCTTGACGAGTCCCCAGCAGACTTTAACCAGGCCATCACCTGAACTACACCTATACTGCTATTCCACTGCTAACACTTTGCTGAATTCTACACCAGATGCAACCAACATCGAAGCCACCGTACCTCAGGTCCCACCTTTGCTACTGGGCCAATACCCGTCCTACACTGCCTCGTCACCGACATCATGGGGCCAACCAATGCCAGAGCTGCATCTCTGGCCAATGGGCGCACCTCATCGATGCAGCTCTCATGCTCTTCCACCGCTGCTTTGTCACAAACTGTGTAGGATCCAGCCAACAACAGTGATGGTGACACTCAGGTGGTTCTTTTGCTGATGTGCCAACCTCATCTCTGCAGTGTCACAGCTGCTGCCTACTGTTCCTGTCCTCGTTCAGGAAAAGCCAGTCAGAGCTCACTGTATTCTGTGCTGTGTCCACTCAGTGCCCGTGCTCTGGGCTGCTCAAGTTCCATGCTCGGGGCCTGCTTGAGATCTGCATCTCAGATTCATATCAAGACTGCTCGATGTCCGCTCACTGGCATCTCACCACTGCCATCTATACACAGGACAAAGTAATTCAGTTGAAAATAAAGGGACTGACAGAAAAGGACATGGTATGGGACACCTACTCTGCTGCAATCTCCAGCGATTATTACAGAGTGTAaccaggctctttggtccaacaagtccacaccaaccctcacagtatcccacccaggcacctgcacccacagctcacctaacctacacatccctgaacactgtgggcaatttagtgtcgccaatccaccgagcctgcacatctttggagtatgAGAGGGAGCCgaagcacccacaggaaacccacgcagacacagggagaatgtacaaacttgaGAGGGACTGTTGCCCGAAGGCGGAATCAAACATGCGTcccgagtgctgtgaggcagcagtgtcaaccaCCGAGCCACCGAGCCACTTTacttttgcctttaaaataagaaaaaaacaaGGTTCTTGGCTACTTTCTTCAAACAATTTTGAGCAAGTCTGGTTATTTAGTAGTGGAAATGTGCGACGATCATGAGTTGGTTCgcaaatcaaagtttggcttccgaAACCAATTCtgtttggggcagcatggtggctcagtggttagcgctgcagactcacagcaccagagacccaggttcaattccagcctcacgttactgtctgtgtggagtttgcaccttctccccgtgtctgcgtcggtttcctctgggcgctccagtttcctcccactattcaaagacgtgcaggctaggtggatcggccatgctaaattgcctgtagtgttcaggggtgtgtgggttatagggcgatggctctgggtgggatgctgcaagggacagtgtggacttgttaggccgaagggcctgtttccacactgtagggaatctaatctaatctaatctaatctcatctcatctaatctaatcactctGTGAGTAACAGAAATGGGGCAAAAGTGAAACCCGCAGGTGGTAAAGGAAATAAGACCTGACTGAAGATAGTAAAGATAGTTTAACACCGTGGGTGAAGGAAACTGATAAGTGGGAAtgaggagaaaagaaaatctcagctgttttcactgcaataaattGTGAAGTAGTAGTATTGATGATTCAGAAAAAAACACTGGTAAGATGGATAAAAGATAAGGATACAGACTAATAATCTTTGCttaaggctttttcccaggttgtAGGTCTTAATTATGCGGGGACACATGCTCATGGGAGAATATGAGTATTTGAAGGGAATAGTGGGATACGCTTCCTGTTAGCAAAGATAGTTTTATCCTGGAGGGGCAACATGTGTCAGCTCCGGCTTGGAGTGCCGAAAGGCCTGTTCATTGACtggattgttctttgttcattgaaAGCACAGTGGAACCTAAATATCTGCAACAGAAGCATGATCTGGTCAAAGACTGGATGAGAATAAAGTGTTCAAtttctttagaaaaaaaatgacaatgacGCTGACTCATGTATGTAGGCAGAGCAGGTAATGACACCAAAATTTTAAGAGAAGGAGGAACAAGCCAATCTTTGACAGTGAAAAACCAAGATATATGTAATTGATGAGGAATACTTCGAGAAAAGAAAAGGTAATATGTGATATTTGCAGTAAGAAGGGCAATGCTCCACGAAATAAATTGAGGTTAGAATGTTCTGTCGAAGGTGGTGAAGTGGTGGTCAGAGTAATAGAGAAATTCTCGGTTCCAGGACTACAATTTATGTTTTgaaatgatatagctggatcacgGTTGGGAGTAATACCTCGGGTGGTTGAAAAGCTGGTAGAAAACCAAATAACCGAGGTATTACAGGAAGTGTATTCTGGTTTGCTTCTCACGATGTAGTCAAACGGTCACAAAGTTTCAGGAGGAGAAAACAAATAATACaggtaaagaagttaaattaTCAGAGATGATGTTTGATCAAgtaattcagaaaaaaataaaaaaacaacaaaaacgGAATAGATGAAGGACAAAGTCCTTATTTCGAGCTCAGAGAAATTAACTGCAacagtgagaggagaaacaaaagcaaatgtaTTGAAAAGCAGACACAAGAGAGGAATTGAAGCATATCGCAGAATATtactgtcttttttaaaaaaagcgaCGTCTgcatgaggaaatggagaccatcaaATATTCAGGCAGATGAGAACTGGACAGAATCTCATTGATTTGTatttctggtgtgtgtgtgtgtgtgtgtgtgtgtgtgtgtgcgtgtgtgtgtgcgcgcgcgcgcgcccctgTGTggtggttccaggaatgaggtgTTGCAGATAACACATGAATTAACAggaggcaacaaaatgtgaggctggatgaccacagcaggccaagcagcatctcaggagcacaaaagctgacgtttcgggcctagacccttcatcagagagggggatggggtgagggttctggaataaatagggagagagggggaggcggaccgaagatggagacaaaagaagataggtggagagagtataggtggggaggtagggaggggattggtcaatccagggaagatggacaggtcaaggaggtgggatgaggttagtaggtagatgggggtgcggcttggggtgggaggaagggatgtgagagtaagaacaggttaggaaggcggagacaggttggactggttttgggatgcagtgggtggaggggaagagctgggctggttgtgtggtgcagtggggggaggtgacgaactgggctggtttcgggatgcagtaggggaaggggagattttgaaactggtgaagtccacattgataccattaggctgcagggttcccaggcggaatatgagttgctgttcctgcaaccttcgggtggcatcattgtggcactgcaggaggcccatgatggatatgtcatctaaagaatgggagggggagtggaaatggtttgcgactgggaggtgcagtagtttgaaAACCTGATTtctgatttcctttttttttgccacGGTATACATTTATGAATTGTTTGTACATTAGGACAATTGAACATAGTGATCACTGTATGTATCCTTCTGTTATCTTTCGCAATACAGCTATGCTATCCTTCTTTCTTCGGTTGTATACTAACTAGAGTGTAAGCAGCTCAATTGCCTCCAACTTGCTTCCAAACAAATCTGCCTCATTGCGTGGCCTGTACAACAGTGACAATTACTTGACAAAGAATGCAACAACATCAATCTGTCAGATTGTTCGCCGCCAGTCTCCTGTCGGGAACATCACGGGAAGTGTCCTCAAAAGTAATGTGACTTTTCAACTTCTACCATACTGGCAGCGATGCTCTATTCTTGCCGAATTAAAAGAGGCAAATATGCTAGAATGACCAAATCCTGCCCTAC
Coding sequences within it:
- the LOC132206900 gene encoding probable G-protein coupled receptor 139, which translates into the protein MRKPPILLLKEIYYPLLAAACLPANMMTVFILLRRNCGLSKCISTYMVAMATADLLVIINSIIVYRILSYHFPFSFLSHTPVCKLTVYMITVSLDLTVWFTVSFTFDRFVVICCQRFKAKYCTKRTATTVLTVISVLILLKNIPVLFAYEPEQIINNIQWGCRSSANFLVLVGIPHVRMQGLLVEEGYDSCESLGTLELSTPFNYEVPLNGTGLGESERHYKCGYWRPLKEGIPS